The Lacipirellula parvula genome window below encodes:
- a CDS encoding DUF1559 domain-containing protein, whose product MRTRNYLRGVAGFTLVELLVVIAIIGVLVALLLPAVQAAREAARRGQCLNNMKQMGLSLLNYESARGAFPRGRWNVNPADTSKHDVADRTSTKSNDHSWQAVALPYAEQAGIAQQYDLKKAWFHADNRAAVSAPISFFRCPSVPEGDRFDANFTSVLKPAAGDYGCTNGVRATAWNSAQPSLGPYPGDLDGMDDNSDRVIGVLTKVLTRPPCRLKEITDGTSNTLLISEGAGKPDLYTKGQRGDSKGNLTSVAEGVGWADPDNGFTVNNNAQFINYTNLTEIYSFHVGGAPFCFADGHVTMIGQEVEMGVGIALLTRAGDEILPAAF is encoded by the coding sequence ATGCGTACTCGCAATTATCTTCGCGGCGTGGCTGGATTCACGCTCGTCGAACTTTTGGTAGTGATCGCCATCATCGGCGTTTTGGTCGCGCTATTGCTGCCGGCGGTACAGGCGGCCCGAGAAGCTGCGAGGCGGGGGCAGTGCCTCAACAACATGAAGCAGATGGGGCTTTCGCTGCTCAACTACGAGAGCGCCCGGGGCGCATTCCCGCGCGGACGGTGGAACGTCAATCCTGCCGATACGAGCAAGCACGACGTTGCCGACCGCACGTCCACGAAGAGCAACGACCACTCGTGGCAAGCGGTCGCCCTGCCCTATGCCGAGCAGGCGGGTATTGCCCAGCAATACGATCTGAAGAAGGCTTGGTTTCACGCCGATAATCGCGCGGCCGTGAGCGCACCAATCTCCTTCTTCCGTTGCCCCAGCGTGCCTGAAGGCGATCGATTTGACGCCAACTTTACCTCTGTTCTCAAGCCGGCGGCGGGCGACTACGGTTGCACCAACGGAGTTCGAGCGACTGCGTGGAACTCTGCCCAGCCCTCGCTCGGGCCTTACCCTGGCGACCTCGACGGCATGGATGACAACAGCGATCGCGTGATCGGCGTGCTGACCAAAGTCCTCACGCGTCCTCCCTGCCGTTTGAAGGAGATCACCGACGGGACTTCGAATACGCTGCTAATCTCTGAAGGAGCCGGCAAGCCCGACCTCTACACCAAGGGGCAACGTGGCGACTCGAAAGGGAATCTGACGTCGGTCGCCGAAGGCGTCGGTTGGGCTGATCCCGACAACGGCTTCACCGTGAACAACAACGCGCAGTTCATCAATTACACTAACCTCACCGAGATCTACAGCTTCCACGTCGGCGGGGCGCCTTTTTGCTTCGCCGATGGGCACGTGACGATGATTGGCCAAGAGGTGGAGATGGGCGTGGGGATTGCGCTGCTGACGCGGGCAGGGGACGAGATCCTGCCGGCGGCGTTCTAA
- a CDS encoding NAD(P)/FAD-dependent oxidoreductase: MSTSTLEKSPAELHDSYDCIVMGAGPSGSTTATLVAKAGFKVLLVERERFPRRHVGESLMPDIYFVFEKLGILDKLKQSGYAKKVGVQFVNHAGRESAPFLFRWNDPNEWSETWHIPRPEFDQMLFDTAAENGADAAQGVRVLDVLMGGERAVGAKLQFTGADGKTETREIRAKVVVDATGQSAILSSKLGLRRVNPDLKKAAIWGHFKGAKRDTEHGGVYTIVLHTSQRKSWFWYIPQADDVVSIGVVGDNEYMLKGRGTPSEVFFQEVAKCPALQWRMEGSTQVDELVVAKEFSYLTDRSAGDGWTLVGDAWGFIDPVYSSGVFFALKSGELASECIVDALQANDPSAERLGKWVPGFSEKTNWVRKLVHAFYSGGFRVGKFVKEFPHHRGELTDLLVGRVFNDRVGGIFKDLDPFMERMKDELPPEDPNAEPEDADVPALA, encoded by the coding sequence ATGAGCACGAGCACTCTCGAAAAGTCGCCCGCGGAACTGCATGACTCGTACGACTGCATTGTGATGGGCGCGGGGCCGTCGGGTTCGACCACCGCCACGCTTGTCGCGAAGGCGGGGTTCAAGGTGTTGCTCGTCGAGCGCGAACGCTTCCCGCGTCGCCACGTCGGCGAGTCGCTCATGCCCGACATTTACTTCGTATTCGAGAAGCTCGGCATTCTCGACAAGCTGAAGCAAAGCGGCTACGCGAAGAAAGTCGGCGTCCAGTTCGTGAACCACGCCGGCCGCGAGTCGGCGCCGTTCCTGTTCCGTTGGAACGATCCAAACGAGTGGAGCGAAACGTGGCACATCCCGCGGCCTGAGTTCGATCAGATGCTGTTCGACACGGCCGCCGAGAACGGCGCCGACGCTGCACAGGGCGTGCGCGTGCTCGACGTGCTAATGGGAGGCGAACGAGCGGTTGGCGCCAAGTTGCAGTTCACCGGCGCCGACGGCAAAACAGAAACGCGTGAGATTCGCGCGAAGGTCGTCGTCGACGCCACTGGTCAATCGGCGATTCTGTCGAGCAAGCTCGGCCTCCGCCGTGTGAATCCCGACCTCAAGAAGGCGGCGATTTGGGGCCACTTCAAAGGCGCCAAGCGCGACACCGAGCATGGCGGCGTCTACACGATTGTGCTCCACACCAGCCAGCGAAAGAGTTGGTTCTGGTACATACCTCAGGCCGACGATGTGGTGAGCATCGGCGTCGTGGGCGACAACGAGTACATGCTTAAGGGCCGCGGCACGCCGTCGGAAGTCTTCTTCCAAGAGGTCGCCAAGTGCCCTGCCCTCCAGTGGCGGATGGAAGGCTCGACGCAGGTCGACGAACTCGTCGTCGCTAAGGAATTCTCGTACCTCACCGACCGCTCGGCCGGCGACGGCTGGACCCTCGTCGGCGATGCGTGGGGCTTCATCGATCCTGTCTATTCGTCGGGCGTCTTCTTTGCGCTCAAGTCGGGCGAGCTGGCGTCGGAGTGCATTGTCGACGCCCTCCAAGCGAACGATCCGTCGGCCGAACGGCTTGGTAAGTGGGTTCCCGGGTTCAGCGAGAAGACCAACTGGGTTCGCAAGCTGGTTCACGCGTTCTACTCGGGCGGCTTCCGCGTCGGCAAGTTCGTGAAGGAATTCCCGCACCACCGCGGCGAGCTGACCGACCTGCTGGTTGGCCGGGTGTTCAACGATCGCGTCGGCGGGATTTTTAAGGATCTCGACCCGTTCATGGAACGGATGAAGGACGAGCTGCCGCCGGAAGATCCGAACGCCGAACCAGAAGACGCCGACGTGCCGGCGCTGGCTTAG
- a CDS encoding glycosyltransferase family 4 protein, translated as MRIAYLAAGAAGMYCGSCLHDNTLAAALLKLGEDVILAPIYTPIRTDEVDVSEPRVFFGGINAYLQQKFPIFRRTPRWLDGWLDNPKLLNLATKNAASVDASKLGDMTVSMLRGELGNQRKELEKLVDWLVDEAKPDVVHLSNSMMLGLARLIRQRGGPPIVCSLSGEDIFLEKLTPPHYEQARQLIRERAADVDAFVALNNYFADFMADYMSVPRERIEVIPHGLDLAGHGQRQPSANGAPRRIGYFARICYDKGLHLLIDAAERLAKIPLPRREGPGEGFPTHPSSTSPNPSQQQQTPHLTSPLGGEGPTPPFEIHAAGYLGGGDRAYLAEIEQRVARGPLAGRFTYHGELDRTEKIKFLQSLHVMAVPTVYRESKGLSILEALANAVPVVLPAHGAFPELLADTGGGVLHEPLSPDDLAAKLAAMLADSQAAAGFGERGRQAIVDRYQAETMARRTLELYRRLVA; from the coding sequence ATGCGCATCGCCTACCTCGCCGCCGGCGCCGCCGGCATGTACTGCGGGAGTTGTCTCCACGACAACACGCTGGCTGCTGCGCTGTTGAAGCTGGGCGAGGACGTGATCCTCGCGCCGATCTACACGCCGATTCGGACCGACGAAGTCGACGTCAGCGAACCGCGCGTCTTCTTTGGCGGCATCAACGCCTACTTGCAGCAGAAGTTCCCAATCTTCCGCCGCACGCCGCGGTGGCTCGACGGTTGGCTCGACAACCCGAAGCTGCTCAATCTAGCGACCAAGAACGCCGCGAGCGTTGATGCGTCGAAGCTTGGCGATATGACCGTCTCGATGTTGCGGGGCGAGCTCGGCAACCAGCGGAAGGAACTTGAAAAGCTTGTCGATTGGCTCGTCGACGAAGCGAAGCCCGACGTCGTGCACCTTTCGAATTCGATGATGCTCGGCCTCGCGCGGCTCATCCGCCAGCGCGGCGGGCCGCCGATCGTCTGCTCGCTCTCGGGCGAAGACATCTTTCTCGAAAAGCTGACGCCGCCCCACTACGAGCAAGCCCGACAGCTGATCCGCGAGCGGGCCGCTGACGTCGACGCCTTCGTCGCGCTCAACAATTACTTCGCCGATTTCATGGCGGATTATATGAGCGTGCCGCGCGAGCGGATCGAGGTCATCCCGCACGGCCTCGACCTCGCAGGCCATGGCCAGCGCCAGCCGAGCGCCAATGGCGCCCCGCGGCGGATCGGTTACTTCGCCCGCATTTGCTACGACAAGGGGCTGCACCTCCTTATCGACGCGGCGGAGCGGCTGGCCAAAATCCCCCTCCCTCGCAGGGAGGGGCCAGGGGAGGGATTCCCGACGCATCCATCTTCCACAAGCCCGAACCCGTCGCAGCAACAGCAAACCCCTCACCTGACCTCTCCCCTCGGGGGAGAGGGACCAACGCCCCCATTCGAAATCCACGCTGCCGGCTATCTCGGCGGCGGCGATCGCGCGTACCTCGCCGAGATTGAGCAGCGCGTCGCGCGCGGACCCCTCGCCGGCCGTTTCACCTACCATGGTGAGCTCGACCGCACAGAGAAAATCAAATTCCTCCAGTCACTCCACGTGATGGCCGTGCCGACCGTCTACCGCGAGAGCAAAGGGCTGTCGATTCTTGAAGCGCTGGCCAACGCCGTCCCCGTTGTGCTGCCGGCTCACGGGGCGTTCCCAGAATTGCTCGCCGATACCGGCGGCGGCGTCTTGCATGAACCGCTGAGCCCTGACGATCTGGCGGCGAAGCTGGCGGCTATGCTCGCCGACTCGCAAGCGGCCGCCGGCTTTGGCGAGCGCGGTCGGCAGGCGATCGTCGATCGTTACCAAGCGGAAACGATGGCTCGCCGTACGCTCGAACTCTACCGCCGCCTCGTCGCCTAG
- a CDS encoding ABC transporter ATP-binding protein: MPTLNASSLAKSYPIADGELVVLREATLQLERGESAAIVGPSGSGKSTLLSILGTLETPSTGTYELGGAAPFSLSEPELAKFRSRQVGFIFQDHHLLPQCSVLENVLVPMLADGAAGSADVERAEQLLDRVGLAERRHHRPAQLSGGERQRAAIARALLREPTLLLADEPTGNLDRHTADAIVDLLLELQAERNAILVAVTHSEPLAARLQQRHTLNDGRLERQ, from the coding sequence ATGCCCACGCTCAACGCTTCATCGCTCGCGAAGTCGTACCCCATCGCCGACGGCGAGCTCGTCGTCTTGCGCGAGGCGACGCTGCAGTTGGAGCGGGGCGAGTCAGCCGCGATCGTCGGCCCCAGCGGCTCGGGCAAGAGCACGCTGCTGTCGATCCTCGGCACGCTCGAAACGCCCTCGACCGGAACATACGAACTCGGCGGCGCGGCGCCGTTCAGCCTCAGCGAGCCGGAACTGGCGAAGTTCCGCAGCCGGCAGGTCGGCTTCATCTTTCAGGACCACCACCTGCTGCCGCAGTGCTCGGTGCTGGAGAACGTCCTGGTGCCGATGCTCGCTGATGGCGCGGCAGGCTCAGCCGATGTGGAGCGGGCGGAGCAACTGCTCGATCGCGTCGGCCTTGCGGAGCGGCGTCACCATCGGCCGGCCCAACTCTCCGGCGGCGAACGCCAACGCGCCGCCATCGCTCGAGCCCTGTTGCGTGAACCGACGCTCCTGCTTGCCGACGAACCGACCGGCAACCTCGACCGCCACACCGCCGATGCGATCGTCGATCTGCTGCTGGAACTCCAAGCCGAGCGGAACGCGATCTTAGTCGCCGTCACCCACAGCGAGCCCTTGGCAGCACGCCTGCAACAACGCCACACCCTCAACGACGGCCGACTCGAACGCCAGTAG
- the rpsR gene encoding 30S ribosomal protein S18 encodes MIPERKPTSTRRVVKKDPVCVDGVRPRPMFIDYKDLDLLSKLTNRHGRIVSRRKTGCHASSQHAVAKAIKRARFMGLMPYIGG; translated from the coding sequence ATGATTCCCGAGCGCAAACCGACCTCGACCCGCCGCGTCGTCAAGAAGGACCCCGTCTGCGTGGACGGCGTCCGCCCCCGGCCGATGTTCATCGACTACAAGGATCTTGACCTGCTGAGCAAGCTGACCAACCGTCACGGCCGCATCGTCAGCCGCCGCAAGACCGGTTGCCACGCGTCGAGCCAGCACGCCGTCGCGAAGGCGATCAAGCGGGCCCGCTTCATGGGTCTGATGCCGTACATCGGCGGCTAG
- a CDS encoding response regulator transcription factor yields the protein MSLPPTTSRRSRRDGAELAQLLESRSQAQPVPEMSEPIVFVIDDDAQAGRAVSELVRTFNYEVRTFQNPRDFLEALQELDDYQVGCVITDLRMSGVDGMELLQRLNERSSTLPVIIITAYAETSTTVRALRRGAVAVLDKPFRDDELWGFIQEGVSRSVSEVSRHRRQQELEERFKRLSPQDREVLKLIMEGSKNRTMAKRLDVSLRTIENRRRRIFDVMQADSVAELTRMVVEYEYRLPATSPSEETWLHLPFERVA from the coding sequence ATGTCCCTCCCGCCCACTACCAGCCGTCGCTCACGCCGCGATGGCGCCGAGTTGGCCCAGTTGCTCGAATCCCGGAGCCAGGCCCAACCTGTCCCAGAAATGTCAGAACCGATTGTATTTGTGATTGACGACGACGCCCAAGCCGGGCGAGCCGTCTCTGAGCTGGTCCGGACGTTTAACTACGAAGTCCGGACGTTCCAGAACCCGCGCGATTTCCTCGAAGCTCTCCAAGAGCTCGACGACTATCAGGTCGGCTGCGTCATCACCGACCTGCGGATGAGCGGCGTCGACGGCATGGAGCTCCTCCAGCGTCTCAACGAGCGTTCCTCGACCCTGCCGGTGATCATCATCACCGCCTACGCCGAAACCTCGACCACCGTCCGAGCCCTGCGCCGCGGGGCAGTCGCAGTGCTCGACAAGCCGTTCCGCGACGACGAGCTGTGGGGCTTCATCCAAGAGGGCGTTTCGCGCAGCGTTAGCGAGGTTAGCCGCCACCGCCGCCAGCAGGAGCTGGAAGAGCGGTTTAAGCGTCTCTCGCCGCAAGATCGCGAAGTCCTGAAGTTGATCATGGAAGGTTCCAAGAACCGCACCATGGCCAAGCGGCTCGACGTGAGCCTGCGAACCATCGAAAACCGCCGCCGGCGGATTTTCGACGTGATGCAAGCCGACTCGGTTGCCGAATTAACCCGCATGGTGGTGGAGTACGAGTACCGCCTGCCAGCCACCTCGCCCTCCGAGGAAACCTGGCTCCACCTCCCCTTCGAACGGGTCGCCTAA
- a CDS encoding acyl-CoA thioesterase: MPEPFHTSRLVEFHDTDMAGIMHFASFFIYMESAEHELYRSLGLSLHTEVDGELISFPRVSAACDYSSPARCEEILDIAVSVTRIGTKSISYEFRFTRAGTLLAIGKMTSVCCRVVHGQPPVSRPIPAEIADGLRKYAM, encoded by the coding sequence ATGCCCGAGCCGTTCCACACGTCGCGTCTGGTTGAATTCCACGACACCGACATGGCCGGCATCATGCACTTCGCCTCCTTCTTCATCTACATGGAGTCGGCGGAGCATGAACTCTATCGCTCGCTCGGGCTGAGCCTGCACACCGAGGTCGACGGCGAGCTGATCAGCTTCCCCCGCGTGAGCGCCGCGTGCGACTACTCGTCGCCGGCCCGCTGCGAGGAGATTCTTGATATTGCCGTCTCGGTCACTCGCATCGGGACGAAGAGCATCAGCTATGAGTTCCGCTTTACTCGCGCGGGGACGCTGCTTGCCATCGGCAAGATGACGAGCGTCTGTTGCCGCGTGGTCCATGGGCAGCCGCCCGTCTCGCGGCCGATCCCGGCGGAGATCGCCGACGGGCTCCGCAAGTACGCGATGTAG
- a CDS encoding response regulator transcription factor produces the protein MSEDQPTVYVVDDDAQARKAVTTLIEAMGVATIGFNSAEEFLSGYDGRRPACLVTDVRMIGMSGLELQEELIRRGVDISVVVLTGFATTPGTVRAMKNGALTLLEKPCRDDELWEAIRDGLAADRAARSEQANIGEIQARFDSLTAKERDVLSHVAAGEANKVIARRMDVSLRTVELHRQNVFQKMGADSLAELVRMVVAIEGEKKPPAGG, from the coding sequence GTGAGCGAAGATCAACCAACGGTATACGTCGTCGACGACGACGCACAAGCCCGCAAAGCGGTGACGACGCTCATCGAAGCGATGGGCGTCGCCACCATCGGGTTCAACTCCGCTGAGGAGTTTCTCAGCGGTTACGACGGCCGCCGCCCGGCGTGCCTGGTCACCGACGTCCGTATGATCGGCATGAGCGGGCTCGAATTGCAGGAAGAGCTCATTCGCCGCGGCGTCGACATCTCCGTCGTCGTCCTCACCGGCTTCGCGACGACCCCCGGCACGGTCCGCGCCATGAAGAACGGCGCCCTCACGCTGCTTGAAAAGCCCTGCCGCGATGACGAACTGTGGGAAGCGATCCGCGACGGCCTCGCGGCCGATCGCGCCGCCCGCTCGGAGCAGGCGAACATCGGCGAGATTCAAGCTCGCTTCGACAGCCTCACCGCGAAAGAACGGGACGTCCTGTCGCACGTCGCCGCGGGCGAAGCCAACAAGGTGATCGCGCGCCGCATGGACGTGAGCCTGCGAACCGTCGAGCTCCATCGCCAAAATGTCTTCCAAAAAATGGGCGCTGATTCGCTGGCGGAACTCGTGCGGATGGTGGTCGCGATCGAGGGCGAGAAGAAGCCGCCTGCCGGAGGCTGA
- a CDS encoding dockerin type I repeat-containing protein: MRRFVLWCAAILCVSSTASAAVRNSFMLNEANAVTGSKFLESNKFDTTLGRLQGNGQNWLEFITVQGDELGGGKFKNTLDLRGWKFEWAYDKQDPADPNQYGSGTIMFTNDPLWAAVPVGTMLTINEWKQAWYQPVSDLNGGLDRMGGIAGLGQQRGDAYNPAIHTLKDFSTNVGWNPLANGGGGAAGDWNINIWAGERNADNSFKYFNFSGSVVDGDPNNPLPIGSDEAGLYAVNNDSWQWTIKDAAGNVVQGPLGETGTGVTAVSPITGQPVAANWSVNSQEIVRLEGFAVGSNATQQKYLDAWLNNYQDGSSSSFGEPNIWSSGSGVQDLSPLRNWLKTGDANLDGVVDGSDFLAWQRGFGKAQPSLTDGDLNGDGVVDGTDLAVWRGAFGAAGTVAVAAVPECSTACLAAMAAVGFIRRRRHQ; this comes from the coding sequence ATGCGGCGATTCGTTCTGTGGTGTGCGGCAATTCTATGCGTTTCTTCCACGGCCTCGGCCGCCGTCCGTAACTCGTTCATGCTGAACGAAGCGAACGCAGTCACTGGCTCGAAGTTTCTCGAGTCGAACAAGTTCGATACGACGCTGGGCCGCCTGCAAGGCAACGGCCAGAATTGGCTTGAGTTCATCACCGTCCAGGGCGATGAACTCGGCGGCGGCAAGTTCAAGAACACGCTCGATTTGCGCGGCTGGAAGTTCGAGTGGGCCTACGACAAGCAGGATCCCGCCGATCCAAACCAATACGGCTCGGGCACGATCATGTTCACCAACGACCCGCTCTGGGCCGCCGTGCCGGTCGGCACGATGCTGACGATCAACGAGTGGAAGCAGGCGTGGTACCAGCCAGTGAGCGATCTCAACGGCGGCCTCGACCGCATGGGCGGCATCGCCGGCCTGGGGCAGCAGCGCGGCGACGCTTACAACCCCGCCATTCACACGCTCAAAGACTTCTCGACCAACGTCGGTTGGAACCCGCTCGCTAACGGCGGCGGCGGCGCGGCGGGCGACTGGAACATCAACATCTGGGCCGGCGAACGAAACGCTGACAACAGCTTCAAGTATTTCAACTTCAGCGGCAGCGTCGTCGACGGCGATCCGAACAATCCGCTGCCGATCGGCTCCGACGAAGCCGGCCTCTACGCAGTGAACAACGACAGCTGGCAGTGGACGATCAAAGACGCCGCCGGCAATGTCGTTCAAGGGCCCCTCGGCGAAACCGGCACGGGCGTCACCGCAGTCAGCCCGATCACGGGGCAACCGGTCGCCGCGAATTGGAGCGTCAACTCGCAGGAAATTGTGCGGCTTGAAGGCTTCGCCGTCGGCTCCAACGCCACGCAGCAGAAGTACCTCGATGCGTGGCTGAACAACTACCAAGATGGTTCGTCGAGCTCGTTCGGCGAGCCGAACATCTGGAGCAGCGGCAGCGGCGTGCAAGACCTCTCGCCGTTGCGGAATTGGCTGAAGACCGGCGATGCGAACCTCGACGGCGTCGTCGACGGCAGCGACTTTCTCGCTTGGCAGCGGGGCTTCGGCAAGGCCCAACCTTCGCTTACGGACGGTGATTTGAACGGCGACGGCGTCGTGGATGGGACCGACCTCGCCGTGTGGCGCGGCGCGTTTGGCGCTGCGGGAACTGTCGCAGTGGCTGCGGTGCCGGAATGCAGCACGGCCTGCTTGGCCGCGATGGCCGCTGTTGGGTTTATTCGTCGCCGCCGTCATCAATAG